A window of Pullulanibacillus sp. KACC 23026 genomic DNA:
TTGGCAAACTTGCTCAATCGAACCGGACTCGTTTAAGTCACATGGATAAAAGGTTAAAGCAACCTGGTGCTCTTTTGCTAGAGCCTCTAGTTTGTCATTTGGCTTTCTTGAAATGCAGATAATCTGATTACCAGGTTCAATTAATTGTTTAACAATGGACTCGCCAAGCCCCCGAGATACACCTGTAATGATGTAAATACCCATCGTTCAAACCCCTCCTTGTAATAGGGCAGCCTGCCTTTAGCCCTTGATTCATTATTAAGTTTACCCAACTTAAAATGAGAAGGCTAGGATTCCCATGGGTGGGCTGCTACAATATGACGAGGATTAAAATCCATACCCTTTGCCCCATAGGATGTTTTCCTAATTAAATAATCGGGTATCGTTACACTAAAAACTTAAAAAAGTTAGGCGTAACGTGAATACGCTATCCACCTCCCAATGGCCCATTTGAGAATTTAAGCGTAACATGGATACGTTATTTCTCAAAAAACGCGGCAAAATGACTCCTGTCCGAGGAGATAGCGAATCGTGATTACAGCTATTCTTAAATTCAGACTCAAAATTAGGAAATAAAGAATCGAACAAACAACGTTTACTCCAAAATAAATGACGAAAATTTGGGCTTGCATTGCAAGCGTTTTAACTGTTAAAATCTTTAACAATATAATTTTCGAAACTTTTAGAAGGAGGCGCTTGGAATGAGAACTGTCACGTTAGAAATGATCTTTACTCACCCCATTACCCAACGCTATTTGCGCCGCTCTGGCATTGCCCATGCAGTGAAGGTAGCGGAGTATGCCTTTGCTTTGGCTATAGAGCACCATGTGGATCCTGATCTTGCAACGAAAGCCGCTCTGCTTCATGATATTGGTCATTATACGTGGTATCGCAACGGCGAGTGGGACTTCGAACTTTATAGAGAGAACGATATTCATGCAATTAAAGGGGCGAATCGTGCCCATAAGCTGCTCATAAGAATCGGTGAGGACCCTAAAGCTGCTAAACAGATTGCCCTTGCCATCCTTCTCCACACGGACTCCTATCTTCCTGATGGTCACCTCCATCTCAATCCATTGCAAAAAGTGGTAACGCTCGCCGATGAATCAGACGAAGAACCCCAAGGTCATCATCATTACAAAACCATGGATTTCCAAACCGCCCTCAGCCGCATTCGCAAACTTGATCAATGCATCGATGGCCATTCATCCATCGCATCAGGAGAAGCATAAGTTCGGGGTCTCCACTCCTCTTTTACATACTTTCTTAAAACCAATATACTGCATAGCTTGATTCAAAAATAAAAACCTCATCTAAATCAAAAAAATCATAGATTATTAGTCTATACCAACATTCAGGAGAGTATCAAAGTTTTTGGGATTTGGTATCCTTAACTTCGATATCTGATCCTTAAACATGAACGGTTGACAATCCGCAAAGTTCGCTGCTTCTTTAACACTCATGATTTGGTCTAAAAATTTCCATTTGCTCTACCCAATCTTGATGTGAATATTGTCAAACCTAAATAATGGATTACTAAAAAAGCGACCTAATGAACCAAAGACTTCTCCCGCTCTATATTCTAGAGATACTTAACGTTCCCCCAATCCCTAGAAAAGAATTGACAAGTATATTTCTAAAGTTAACTTCTTACTTCAATTTACATATTATCAAGGAAAGATTATCCGAACCTTATTAATTACTGAGCGAAAAAATGTTCAACGATCTGTTAAAATCCCTATGAATATGCAGTATCAAAACAATCCAAGTAGATGAACCACAATCATAGAAACCTCGAAAAGCGTAATTATCAAAGCTTTTAGCGGATTACCTTAGAGAAAAAGGAAAAATTGCTAAACTCCGTTTTTGGTCAACTCCCGCCTCTTCTTTTACAACTTGTTCCGGCGTGAAGTTCCTCCAAAGGACAGCCTCAATGCAAGTTGTGAGACTCCCCCTGTTCAACGTCAAGCATCGATTCTTAAAAGAGGCTATTTTTGAAAAGCCCCTATTGCTCGAAACTTCAAATAGAATCATGGAACATAAGAATTTTCATGCTCTAGGTTTAGAAATGATGCGTGCTTCCTTCTATAAAAAATTGAAAGGTAAGATATTAAGCAAAAGGAAAGGAAAGGAAAAGAAGTACTTCAGTTCTTTAAACCATGCCTACTTTTGCAGAGAATTCTAATCTACTCCCTATGTAAGCTACGACCGGATCTCTCGGAGCCTGGACCATTCTCGTCACATTTCAATCCACGCACCTATGTAAGGTGCGACACAAATGGGCTGACGATGTACGTTTGATGATGGAGTTTCAATCCACGCACCTATGTAAGGTGCGACTCCGGGGTGTCCCGAATGGGTTGCCGTGTAGTCAAATTTCAATCCACGCACCTATGTGAGGTGCGACAATCCAGGTCCATCTTGGCTTAAGAATCCTTTTAATTTCAATCCACGCACCTATGTGAGGTGCGACAAAACAGTGTCAATTATTACCTCGGCTTCAAACGATTTCAATCCACGCACCTATGTAAGGTGCGACACAAAAATTATTAAAAGTTCTAAACGGTACCGCGGGTTTCAATCCACGCACCTATGTAAGGTGCGACCTTTTAGCATCGATGGTAAAAGTATTCTCTGCAGTTTCAATCCACGCACCTATGTAAGGTGCGACTAACTGCCGCCCTCCCTTGACATAGGCATTACGGTGTTTCAATCCACGCACCTATGTAAGGTGCGACGGTGGGGCGTCTTGCTCCTTGCCTTGTACGGTATGTTTCAATCCACGCACCTATGTAAGGTGCGACCCCACAATTTGATCAAATCACGCAAGCCGTTGTGGTTTCAATCCACGCACCTATGTAAGGTGCGACCTTTGCGGCGAATCCTAGCAAGACTACACCCTTAGTTTCAATCCACGCACCTATGTAAGGTGCGACGTTAACTTGGATTGCTTATTGTGGGTTCTGCGAGTTTCAATCCACGCACCTATGTAAGGTGCGACCCTTATGGAAAATCTAAGTCCCGGACAACAAAAGTTTCAATCCACGCACCTATGTAAGGTGCGACGGGTGCACACAAAAGGTGCTCCACCTGGTAATAAGTTTCAATCCACGCACCTATGTAAGGTGCGACTTCGTCATCGTAGCCGTATCAGAGGCTTTCAGGTTGTTTCAATCCACGCACCTATGTAAGGTGCGACAAGAGTGTTATGACAATGATCTAAAGGCTAATCATGTTTCAATCCACGCACCTATGTAAGGTGCGACAGTATGTGAGGGGCTACATAGAGACCTCATACCCAGTTTCAATCCACGCACCTATGTAAGGTGCGACCAATTGGTTTCTCGGTGATCATCAAAGTTTTTATGTTTCAATCCACGCACCTATGTAAGGTGCGACGTTGGGGCTGATGGGGTAACACCGATAAGTGAATCGTTTCAATCCACGCACCTATGTAAGGTGCGACGTATTGTTAGAATCTTTAACCGGTCTCTCTCACGTTTCAATCCACGCACCTATGTAAGGTGCGACGCGGGCTTTACTCCACTGCGTATAGCTGGGGGAGTTTCAATCCACGCACCTATGTAAGGTGCGACTTGGAAAAATTCTTCTAACCCGACCCGAGAGTCGTTTCAATCCACGCACCTATGTAAGGTGCGACGCGGCATGAAGTTCACGACAAGTGCCGAAGTTTATGTTTCAATCCACGCACCTATGTAAGGTGCGACATTAGCTTATATTAATGATTTAATGCCTATGAGCGTTTCAATCCACGCACCTATGTAAGGTGCGACTTTTCGCTTTGTTGGCGGCAAACGTAAATCCTTGTTTCAATCCACGCACCTATGTAAGGTGCGACGTAAATAGCTGTACTTGGGTCCGCGCCTGTTTCGTTTCAATCCACGCACCTATGTAAGGTGCGACTAATCATAGCAAGGCGAGTGACGGGAGTAGATAGTTTCAATCCACGCACCTATGTAAGGTGCGACTTATCGGACAGTCCTTGGAGTCCTTCTAGTATAAGTTTCAATCCACGCACCTATGTAAGGTGCGACTCTTTCGTGGCTCGTCCTTGATACCCTTGAACCTCGTTTCAATCCACGCACCTATGTAAGGTGCGACCTCCAGGGGTCATCATGCGGGCCCGTCACAAGGGTTTCAATCCACGCACCTATGTAAGGTGCGACATAATTGTCGAACAGGAGTGGAGGATTCGACATGTTTCAATCCACGCACCTATGTAAGGTGCGACATTGTGGGATTGGTGGAAATCGAAAACTTTGGGGTTTCAATCCACGCACCTATGTAAGGTGCGACGTCATGGGATGGGAGATTTGGAGACATGCATATGGGTTTCAATCCACGCACCTATGTAAGGTGCGACCGGGTATTTTGGGGTCTATTGTTGGTGTTTTAACTGGTTTCAATCCACGCACCTATGTAAGGTGCGACGCTGTTATGGGTTCTATTGGTTCTATTCGTACTTTTGTTTCAATCCACGCACCTATGTAAGGTGCGACTCGTTACTTATGCCCAAATCCTTAACAGTCAAGGTTTCAATCCACGCACCTATGTAAGGTGCGACGATGAAATAGTCCCCATATCATAAAGAGCATAAGTTTCAATCCACGCACCTATGTAAGGTGCGACAACCCTGTATTTTAGCACAAGAACCACAAATTAAAGTTTCAATCCACGCACCTATGTAAGGTGCGACAGGTGTTCAACGGTCAACTATTCAGACGCATTATGTTTCAATCCACGCACCTATGTAAGGTGCGACATCTTGGGATTGGATGCCTTACCAGAAGCAACAAGTTTCAATCCACGCACCTATGTAAGGTGCGACTTTATTTATTGGAGGTGCTTGAAATTAAATTAAAGTTTCAATCCACGCACCTATGTAAGGTGCGACATGGTCAAAGTGGTCCTAGTGTTGTTAGTGGCTCTGTTTCAATCCACGCACCTATGTAAGGTGCGACCGCGCTTACTTTGGCATTGCATCCTGATATTCTCGTTTCAATCCACGCACCTATGTAAGGTGCGACGAGCGGTAAAATCCGCTTATAGTTGCCGATAAACAGGTTTCAATCCACGCACCTATGTAAGGTGCGACGCGGTACCGGAACCAATCGAGGCGGCTCCCAAGGGGTTTCAATCCACGCACCTATGTAAGGTGCGACCTCGATAAACCATCCACGACAACCGATACCATACGTTTCAATCCACGCACCTATGTAAGGTGCGACCTCAAGTTTTTAATCGTATGGTTAAACAGCTGCGAGTTTCAATCCACGCACCTATGTAAGGTGCGACCAAAATAATTATAAACATTCAACATCACCAAAGGGTTTCAATCCACGCACCTATGTAAGGTGCGACATTTTGCTTTTGTGTCAGTTGTTACTATTGTATGGTTTCAATCCACGCACCTATGTAAGGTGCGACATTTTCGATTCCCCCAATATAGTTTATGATAGATGTTTCAATCCACGCACCTATGTAAGGTGCGACCCTTTTTGATAGCTGACAGAGCCCGACATGGTTGTTTCAATCCACGCACCTATGTAAGGTGCGACGGGGCGGGAGCCGCCTTCAATTTGTCCATGCCAAGTTTCAATCCACGCACCTATGTAAGGTGCGACCGAGTATAACCGCATGGAAATGGTGCTACTCGAAGTTTCAATCCACGCACCTATGTAAGGTGCGACTAAATCATTCATTTTAAGCACGTCCCCACTGATGTTTCAATCCACGCACCTATGTAAGGTGCGACTATTAGAGAGGTTTATGATAGTTATGCTAGGGTTGTTTCAATCCACGCACCTATGTAAGGTGCGACAATAATCACCCACTAACAAAAGGTAGTTTTTTAAGTTTCAATCCACGCACCTATGTAAGGTGCGACGTTGGCGAAGTATTCCAATCTCTCGCATTAAAAGTTTCAATCCACGCACCTATGTAAGGTGCGACTTATCCATCTTCATAACGCTACCCCGCTTCATGGTGTTTCAATCCACGCACCTATGTAAGGTGCGACTTTTCCTAGTTCGGGATTATTTAAGTTGTCAGCGACGTTTCAATCCACGCACCTATGTAAGGTGCGACAAAGGATATTA
This region includes:
- a CDS encoding HD domain-containing protein, whose product is MRTVTLEMIFTHPITQRYLRRSGIAHAVKVAEYAFALAIEHHVDPDLATKAALLHDIGHYTWYRNGEWDFELYRENDIHAIKGANRAHKLLIRIGEDPKAAKQIALAILLHTDSYLPDGHLHLNPLQKVVTLADESDEEPQGHHHYKTMDFQTALSRIRKLDQCIDGHSSIASGEA